Within Vallitalea okinawensis, the genomic segment TTCTTCGTCATAGGCATCTTTTTTTTCTATATCTTCTTTTACATGTACCGATTTGGTCCGTGCTATTTCAAATTGAGATTTGGCTTGATCATGTTTCTCCATAACAGGTGTTACAATATAAGTGTAACTCAAATACATGAGTAAAACTGTGAATAGTACAACAATAAGTACTAACTCTCTAAAACTTAATTTACTTAATGCTTTGTTACGCCCCATTTGATTCACCTTCTATCTTGAATGTAAGTGAAAATGATGACTTACCTTCCTCATTTACTGTAATTGAACTAACTTCTATTTGATAAAAACTCTTATAGGTCTTCAGGTTATTGATGAGATAAGCAACACTTTCTTCATCATCAGCTTCACCAGACATTGTACAATCGCCTTGATCATTAACTGTATAGCTCAAGATAAAGACCCCTTCTGGAAATAGCAATTTTAAATCATCAAACAATGTAATCTGACTAATTGATCCATTAGCATTCTTAAGACTTTCATAGATTATCTTCAAATCTTGTAAATCTGTTATTTCTGTTTTAATTTCGTTAATTTGAGCTACTGTATTTTGATCTACTTCAATAGCTATTCTTTTTTCTTCATATGTACTGGTCTGCATAACATAAGATATATACATTATTGCTGTTATGGCAAATACAAGCAGAATGGGTAAAGCTAATAAAAAACTCTTAGTCTTATCTCTTCTTTTGGCATTTAACTTTTCTTTAATGGTATATAGTAAATTTATATCAGTCATTTAGTACCCACCTACTCTCTTATGGTACAACCAATTATATTGGCAAATGTACCTTCTTCCTTCATATAAGTATTAACTGGTATATTCGTCATTCCTTTAATAACATCACATAATGGTTTAAGGTGTGCATACTCACCGTATAATAATATCTCATCTAATATTAAATCTTTTCTATTATACTGCATGAAATCAACGAACTGATTAATAATATCTTCGAGTTCCATTACTCCTTGATTGATGTATCCCTTGAACTCATCTTCACTAATTTCAAAACGTTTATAATCTCCTTGAAGGCAAGCACTCACCTCTTCTTCAGCTAATGCAAGTTGCTTTTGCAATGTATAATCGACAAAGTTCATACCATTAATGACATATTTACTTAATAAAATCTTCTTCTTACTCGTTAACATGACATTGATGTAATTATAATTAACGTCAACTAAGATATAATGTTTGTTATACTTCTGTCGAGTAAAATACTTAACTGCGCAATTTGCTGAGATATCTACCGTTTCTGGAATCATTTTTAGCTCTCCAGCTAGCACCATATAGCTATTAATGATATCCCGAGGTACTAATACAACAATACCTGATATTTGCTCATCTATCTCCTCATAAATTTTAAAGGACATAAAATGTGTCTTAAGAATATCAGGTAATGTCTCATAAAGTTTTATTTCAATTGCTCCTCGAATCTCTGATTCACTTTTTAATTTTGGTACTATAAACTGTCTAATAATGGTTTGAGATGAGCTTAAGCAAAAGGAACATCTTTTTGCCTTTAACTTATTATCACTCAGTAGACTTCTAATTCTTGTTGATAGTTTTTGTGATTCTACAATTTCTCCATCATTAACAACATTTTCAGGTGTATCAAAAACAAATTTATGATCAGCATCATACATAAGTTTCGTCTTGTTCTGTGTGACTTCTATGTATAAATGTTTATTCCCCATAATTATTCTCCTTAATGATCGGACTTAATCGGTATTAAAATGGAATTTGATTCAAAATCCGCTGAATCATTTATATAGTATTCTACTGTCACTTTTATACTATCTGGATATGTCTCTCCATCTGGTTCTTCTTCAAACTTCAAGCTTTTAATTTTATTATCGTAAGTTAAGGAATAGGTCCTTGAAGTATCATCGAGATCAAATGAGATTTCAAAAGAATTATCACTAAACTGATGGTATACACTATTATCTTTGAAATAAATCCATTGATACTGATATAGATTATTTGAAACACTAAATTCATTCTCAGACTTAATCTCCAGAATATCATTTCCACTCTTTGTTCTTAATGCTATAGCATTGGATACATCGTTTCTCTTAATTTCGGTTGTAATGAAATTAAGAGCAAAATTTCCTTCACTTCGTCCACCTATGGCATCGCTAATATTGTGAAACTGCTGTCCACCAAAAGATATGAGTCTGAGTATCAATGTTCCAACAATTGCTATCAACGCCATGACAGTAATAAGTTCAATTAAAGTAAAACCTTTTTCATTTTTCTTTATTTTAAGCATGGTTCACCTACTTATTTTGCTTCTACTTCTATTTTGCCAAATAACCCTTCCAGGGTATATTTAAACTTATAGTCATCATTAAAATATATATTGGTCTGATTATGTAGTACTTGGAAAAATTGATATTCCTGTAGATTGGTATCATCGGTTAATTCTTTAAATCCACTAAATTCTCCTACTGTGTGCTTAACATCAGAATCATCCATATAGTATAGTTTCTCACCGTTATCTAAATAAAACTGACGTAATGCTATGTTTAGCTCTTTTTCATAAGCTTGTTTGTATTGATTTTCTTCTACTGATTTCATATCTATGTACTGCGGCATAGCGATTGATGCTAGTATTAATAAAATGGCTATAACAACCACTACCTCTACCATGGTAAAACCTTTTTCATTCATTTTCTTTCACTCCCTAAAGGGATAGTAATTTGTAATAATCCCAAATAGCAGGTAAGCCAAGGCTGTACCTTGGCTACATGTTCTTATTAAATTACTTTTTATCAACTGTTATTTCACCTTCTGAAGTAATGTCAACATCATAAGTATTTCCATTGTCAAGATGCACTTCATAACTTATAACTCCAGAAGATAGACTAAAATCCGTAACTCCCTTAATTGTGTAGGTTCCATAAGTTGTAGCATCGAAAACTAAGTCAGTAGCCGTATCTGCATCTTGACCACCAGTAATGATATCACTAGCCTCTGACCCAACTGATGGATATCCAGCTTCACCAGCATGGTACAGATTAACCATTGATAAGAATTGTCTACTATCTTGTTCTATAGCTGCTTGCTCCGCACTTGATGTAAAATTACTAAATCTAGGCACCATCACTGCCGCCAGAATTGCAATTATAGCAATAACAACTATCAATTCAATCAACGTAAACCCCTTCTCTTTTTTTAATAACTTTTTACTCCATTTTCTCATTTGTATTTACCCCTTTCAAAATATGTATATGTATTTTTTCAACCTTCGCACTCTATATTGATTGCACATCAAGCAATAGTAAGGGTAGTTATTATCGCTGACCATTTTAGCGAATGTTGATTTATATCAAGAGCATTTCGCTCTTAATAGCTTCATAATATGTATTTGACTACATTCCACTCATTGCACTTTGCATAATCTCTGTCATTGGTAACATTATAGACAATATAACGATTCCTACGATGATTGCCAAGGAAATAATCATGATGGGTTCAATTAACGTAGTAGCTCTGTTGATTGATTCCTCCACTTCATCATCGAAAAAATCTGCTGTTCTAAGTAGCATATCGTCCAGTTGACCTGTCTTTTGACCTACAGAAATCATTTCGATGAGTAGTGGCGAAAAGACTTCAACCTTTTCTAAGGCTACAGATAATTCATAACCTTTTTTGACTTCCTCTTTAGCTAATTTAAATCGCTCTTCTACAGCCGTATTACCGATAAGAGAAGAAATAATATCGATGGAATCCAACATAGATATACCACTATACAAGAGAACACCTAGACTTCTAGCGAAGCGTGTAGTAATGACTTTTTTTTGCACATTTCTAACGACTGGTATGGCTAGTTTTAGTGAATCAAAGAAGTAGCGCCCTGCTCCTTTTCTTCCCCATAGATAGAGAAGTGTTATAGTACCTCCTAATGCAATCATGATGTAAAGAAAATTCGCTTGCATGAATGCACTTACAGCCATTAGTATCACAGTGATAGCTGGCATCTCTCCCCCAAATCCAGCTAATGTATCTGCAAAAATAGGCAGTACGAAAGTAAATAACATAATTAAAACACCTAACATAAGTATCAGCAGAATGATTGGATAAATCATCGCTGATGTCACTTTGTTTTTGATCTTATTGTTCTTTTCATAGTATTCAGCCATTCGAGTAAGAATAAGATCCAAATTACCACTGATTTCCCCAACTCGCACCATGCTTCTTAAAAATTCCGGGAAAACATCATGATGTAACTCCATTGCTTCTGATAGCAAACGTCCTTTTCGTATGTCTTCATAGATTTCGGATAGGGTTTTCTTAAATTTCTTATTCTTAGTTTGTAATGCCAGTATATTAATAGCTTCTGCTATATTCACACCAGAACTAAATAATACAGCGAACTGTCGACAGAAGAGTGCTAAGTCTTTCAACTTAACAGACGACAATAATCTAATTTCTTTAGAACTATCACTGAGCACCTTATATTCAGATAGATAATAGCCTTGACTTCTGAGATGCTCTCGAAGTTCTTCCATATCTGCAGCTAGATACTCACCTTCTGTTTGTTTTCCTGCCAAATTCTTAGCAGTATATTTATATTTAATCATTTGTATCCTCCTTTAGGTATATGGACATTTCAACTCTCAATATACCCTAGTGACGAGCGAGCATGACATGAAGTTCATTTAAATCATAAGTTTGGCTTGTCATAGATCTCCTAGAAATCGTACCTTGTTTATAAAGTTCAACTAAATGTTGATTCATGGTTTGCATACCATCCATCACATTGGTCTGAATCACATTTTGAATCTGATAAACTTTGTTTTCCCTAATAAGATTGCTGATAGCAGAATTATTTTTGAGCACCTCACATGCTGCAACCATACCTGTACTATCTTGACGTGGTATCAGCTGTTGAGTGACAACTCCTCTTAATACTGTTGCTAATTGGCTCCTTATTTGGTTCTGCTGCTCATGTGGAAAAATATCTATAATACGTTCAACAGTTTGCGCTGAACTAACTGTATGCATGGTAGAAAATACCAAGTGACCGGTCTCAGCAGCAGTGATAGCAATTCTTGTAGTCTCCAGGTCACGCATTTCTCCAACAAGAATTACATCAGGGTCTTCTCGAAGTGAGGCCCTTAAGGCAGTTGCAAAATTGTTTGAATCAATCCCCATTTCACGTTGATTGACGATACTTTTCTTATGTCGATAAAGATACTCGATGGGATCTTCTATGGTAATAATGTGTTTTGCATCTCGTTTATTAATAATATCAATCAAACTTGCAAGAGTTGTAGATTTACCACTACCAGTGACCCCTGTAACAAGCACTAAGCCTGATTGATAGTTTGTCAGTTCTTTTGTGACAGGTGGAAGATTCAAGTCCTGAAAATCAGGTATCTTATAGGGTTGTATCCGAATAACCAGCGCATAACTACCTCTTTGCTTGAAAGCATTAGCTCGGTAACGTCCTAAATTCTCTCTAGAGAAAGAGAAATCGCTTTCACCCACATCTAAAAGCATATGTAAATTTCTATCATCAATACATTGCTTGATAAGTTCAAATGTATGATTAGGTGATAGTTTACCGAAATCATCTAACTGCGTTAATTCACCAAGTCGTCTAACTCTTGGGTACGTGCCAACAGATAAATGAATATCAGTAACATCCATTTCATGAGCTTTCATCAATAAATCATTTAACGTAAAATCCAAATCTATATCCTCCTCTAGACAAATACAACACGAGTCATTTCTTCAATGGATGTTTCGCCTTTTAGAACGAGTCGCTTACAACTTTCGAACAATGTATCCATACCTTCATTGACAGCTAGGTTATTGATCTCTTGGGTTGTTTTTCCTTCTGCTATAGCTGCTTTAATCTTATCACTTACATCAAGAATCTCGTGAATAGCTGATCTTCCTGTATAACCTGTCCAATTACAGATATGACAACCAATGGGCTTAAATATGGTTAGGTTTTGATCGACTTTTAGGGTTATCTTCTCCATATTCGTTGCTAAAACCTCATTTTTACAATGTGGGCATAATCGTCTTACCAGTCGTTGTGCAATAACACCTACGATCGCATCCGCTACTAGATAAGATGGAATTCCCATGTCTAATAGTCTAGTAATGGTACTTGCTGCATCATTGGTATGGATGGTAGACAATACCATATGACCAGTGATAGCCGAACGTACGGATATCTCAGCTGTTTCTTCATCACGAATCTCGCCAACCATGATAATATCTGGGTCCTGCCTGAGTATACTTCTTAAGCCTTCTGCAAAGGTTAATCCAGCTTTTGTATTTACCTGTACCTGGTTAATACCAGTAAACATATATTCTACTGGATCTTCTACTGTTACTAGATTCTTATCAACTGTATTTAATTCTTTTAACATGGCATACAGAGTGGTTGTTTTACCACTTCCTGTAGGTCCAGAAACTAGAACAATGCCATAAGGAATCCTCGTAAAACGATTGATAATTATTTTCTCTTCATCTGTAAAACCTAGATGTTCAATGGCTAATAAACTAGCGTTACGATGCAATATCCGCATGACAATTTTTTCACCAAAGGTAGTTGGTAACGCCGAAACACGTAGATCAAACTTTTTACCATCAACTTCTGTTTCAATACGTCCATCCTGTGGCACCCTTTTTTCTGCAATATTCATATCTGCCAGTAGCTTTATCCGAGTGGATATGGCAGAAAAAGATTGGATTGGTATACTCATGACCTTTGTTAATGAACCATTAATTCGATTTCTTACAAAAATCTCTTGATCAAAGGGTTCTATATGTATGTCACTAGCCTTCATGCGAATAGCTTGGGTTATTATTGAGTTAACTATCTTAACGGTTGGAGCATTAGCTATATCATCATTCTCAATAATTTCATCTACAGTGCTATTATCATCTAGTTCTTTAACTAACTCTTCAATAACTTCTTTCGAGGAACCTTCTTTGTAATATCGATCAATAGCTTCTTCAATTTCCTCATCACTACATAAGTGAATTTTGACTGATTTTCGAGTTATGAGTCTAACATCATCTCTAGCTTCCATGTTATAAGGATTAGACACAGCAATATGTAAAATGTTATTTTCCAATCTAAATGGAATGATATTGTACTTCTTTGCAACACTTTGGGGAACTAATTTAACAACAGGTTGCTTAATATCTTCTTTCTCTAATGAAACAAGTGGAACAGATAACTGTTTAGATAAGGTTTCTATAATTTCTTGATCGGTTATGTATTGCAAAGCTACCAGTGCTTTACCAATCTTGCAATTATGTATTTTTTGATAGCTTACAGCTTCCTCAAGACTTTTTTGATCGATTTTGACAGCATCTATTAATAGTTCACCTAATTTTTTTCTTTTCATAATAGTCCCACATTCTATATAATTTCTAATGAAATCAAACCTAGTTTTATCATTTGTCATGTTAAAATTATTTATATTGCTCCATTAAAACGAATTTTTACTTTCAAAACTATTTACTTAATCATTGTTTGTTACACATTTATGTCAATTATGATAATATAAGTTATTACAGATATTATTTTACATTATTTTACAAACAAATAAAAAAGTTGCAGTATTATTGAATACTGCAACCGATCGATCATAGTTAAAAACCTTAGACTCTGGTTTTGCGTCTTAGCTTTTCAGCTAATTTGCCCTTTTTTAATTAAGTTAAACATATTATAATATAATTCTCACTTTATGTAAATAGATATTAATAGATCTTGTTTTGTAGAATTTTGTAATCTAACAGGATTTCTAACAATTAAAGATAGTAATTTACTATTTGCTCACCAAAAATCAGTGCTATTAAGACACCAATGACGATAAAAGGTCCAAAGGGTATCATTGATTTTCTATCAATCTTAACAAAACTTAATAATACTACACCAACTACTCCCCCTATTACAACAGCAAACCACAAAGATATAAGTGTTAATGGCCAGCCTAAAAAGAGACCTAGAGGAATATATAACTTAATATCTCCCATACCTATTCCTGCCCGACCTTTATATATGATTAGTGATAGAATATATATAAGGATTAGTAACGATAATACCAAAACAATCGCTATAAAGCCACTAAATCGACTAAAACCTAAGTAAATACCATAATTTCCAGTAATTATATGATACCCTTGAATAACTAAGCCAATGACTAAACCAAATAAAACAACTTTATTAGGGATGATCATATGCTTTAAGTCAATGAAAAATACCACATTGAGAATACAGCACAAAGTTGCCACTGCAAAAAAATCAATACTTAAACCATAAAGATAAAAGAATAATATGAACTCAATACCTGTTAATAATTCAACTAATGGATATTGAATGGTTATATGCTTTTTGCAGAATCTACACCTGCCTTTTAATAATATATAGCTAAAAAAAGGTATCAGATCATAGAACTTCAGCTGTTTTTGGCAATGTGGACATTTAGAACGTCCATTAGCAATACTTTCTTTCGACGGGATACGATAGATACACACATTTAAAAAACTACCTATGACTAGACCCAAGATAAAAATAAATAAATATATTGTCAATCACCCTTCACGCATTTTTATTTTTAACCCTTATTTCAACCTTATATTACCATAAATTATTATTAATATCAATTTTTTTGCTTAATTTATACGAAATAATAACCATATCCCCTTGCACCCTTCCCTCAAAGATGCTTTAATGATATGTATGGTTTATATACAATCGGAAAATAGGGAGGCTTATATGTATTGGGATGACAAACCTTATTACTCGCTGAGTTATAAATTAAAAGAGAAATATGGGGAAAAAGTATTTAAAATTGCTTTAGATGCTGGTTTTACCTGTCCTAACCGAGATGGTACTATTGACTCAAGGGGATGTATTTTTTGTAGTGCAGGTGGTTCGGGTGATTTTGCCTCTTCTAAACAATTATCCATACACAATCAAATAGAAGAAGGTAAGCTGCGTCTACAGAAAAAATTCAAAGGTGATCAATTTATCGCTTACTTTCAAGCTTATACGAATACCTATGGCGATCTAGACTATCTAAGAAAAGTGTATTTTGAAGCTGCTAATCATCCAGATATAGTCGCTATCTCCATAGCCACACGCCCTGACTGTTTAAGTGCTGAAGTCTGCGAGTTACTAAAAGAACTCAATCAAATAGTCGATGTTTGGGTAGAATTAGGACTTCAAACGATACATGAAGAAAGTGCAGTTTTTATGAGAAGAGGATATACTCTTCAAGTTTTTAATGATGCTGTATCACTATTAACTTCTTATAATTTAGATATTATCGTTCATATCATTTTAGGGTTGCCAGGTGAAAGTCAATCAGACATGCTGACAACAGTTAAATACGTTAGTCATCTTCCTATCCAAGGTATCAAACTTCAGCTGCTTCATGTTCTTAAAGATACGGATTTGGAGAAAGTGTACTTAGATGGTGATTATCAACCCTTAGAGCGAGAGGAATATATCGACCTAGTTATCGATTGTATTGCGAACATTCCTTCTCATATTGTTATTCATCGTATTACCGGTGATGCACCTTGGAAATTACTTGTTGCACCCCGCTGGAGCACAGATAAAAAAAATATTTTTAATCAAACCTTAAAACGCTTTAAACAGAGGGATTCTTATCAAGGTAAGGCATTTCATGCAACAAAAAGTACTTGTAACTGATTACTATTTGTTATACAATATTAATAACGAAAATTTGTTCTAGCGTTAAATACCGCGAAGGTATTGGAGGGATTAATATGACCCAGAATACCCACGATTTAACTGCCAATAAGCTTATACTTCTTTTTCTGCTAAAAAACGTCTCAGGTCCTTTGAGCCAAACGCAGATAACAGATTTTATATTATTCAATAACTACACGGATTATTTTTCTTTGCAGCAATATTTAGCAGAACTTGTTAATGCAACATTAATTGCACAGTCAAAGAATAATAATACTACCTTATATGAGATTAATCAAAAGGGCATTGATACGCTGGAGCTTTTCATAAACCGTATACCTTATAGCATACGACAAGAAATAATGGAGTTTACAAAGAATAATGACTGTAAGGTTAACCTTTATAGGAGAATTGAATCAAATATAAAAGAGGAAGATGGACAATACGTTGTCAGTTGTTCCATTAAGGAGAATGATAAGCCCATCATTTCCTTGGATGTTAAAACAGAATCTGAAGACGAAGCTAAAATGATAAAAACCAATTGGCAGAAAAGAGCTCGGTCTATTTATAAGACAGTGGTCAAAGATTTAAAAAATGAGAATTAGAAATAACCTATCGACAAAGGTCAATAGGTTATTTTTTATTTACTCTTCTATTTCTTTTACCTCATCTTCCATAGCTGCATGTTGATCAGCATATTCTTGTAATAAGGTATCAAATCGTTCCCAAATTTCATCTTTACCTTGTTTACTCACAGCTGAAAATGGAATAATATTTTTTTGGTTAGGCATTTTTAATGCTTTTTGTATCACGTTTAAGTGTTTCTTGATTTGACTTCTTTTAAGTTTATCCATTTTCGTAGCAATGATCAGAGGTTCGAAGCCTTGATACTTAATCCAATCGTACATCAGCACATCATTCTTACCTGGTTCATGTCGGATATCAATGAGTAAGACTACTAATCTTAATTGCTGACGAGTAGTCAGATAATCCTCAATAAAGCGACCCCATCTTTCTCGATCTGCTTTGGATACTTTAGCATAGCCATAGCCAGGCAAATCAACAAAGTAAAGCTGCTCTTCTACGTTGTAAAAGTTAATGGTTTGTGTTTTCCCAGGTTTTGAACTTGTTCTAGCTAAAGACTTACGATTAATCAAGGTATTGAGTAAAGATGATTTTCCTACATTTGATTTTCCTGCAAAAGCTATTTCTAAAAAATCTGTGTCAGGTAATTGATCTTTTCTCCCTGTAACAACATCTAAATATACATTATTTACATTCATTCTTCTCCACCTTCTTTATAGGCTCAGTTAGTGCATGGCTGAGAACTTCATCCATGTGTGACATGAATAAAATGTCAACACCTTCTCGAATATGCTCTTCTAATTCCATTACATTCTTTTCATTATCAACAGGCACTAGGATAGTTTTAATCCCCGCCCTTTTAGCTGCCAATATCTTTTCTTTTAAGCCACCGATTGGAAGGACGCGACCTCTAAGGGTAATCTCACCTGTCATTCCTACGTCATTACGAATTGGTATATTGGTCAATGCTGAAATCATAGCTGTAGCCATGGTTATGCCCGCAGATGGTCCATCTTTTGGAACTGCACCTTCTGGTATATGGATATGAGTATCCACCTTTTGATAGAAATCTTCTTGGAGCCCGAGTTCTTCTGACCTTGAACGAATGTAACTCATAGCTGCTTTAGCAGATTCCTTCATCACATCACCAAGTTGTCCAGTTAATTGAAAAGCACCTTTACCTTTCATGGTATTGACTTCTACTGACAAGGTATCTCCACCTACACTAGTCCATGCAAGTCCTCTAGCAATCCCAACATCTGCTTTGTCTATTATTGTATCATATCGGTAAGTTTTTATTCCCAAATACTGATCAATATTTTTTTCAGTAACTTTTATGTAGCTCCTATCACCAGAAATAATCTCTTTTGCACCTTTACGAATAATCTCAGCCAGCTTTCTTTCAAGATTACGTACACCAGCTTCTTTTGTATAATTATTAATAATGGTCTTTAATGCTTTATCATTTATACGAATATGTCCCTTTTTGAGACCATGGCGCTTGAGTTGTTTAGTTAAAAGATGTTTCTTTGCGATGAAGAACTTCTCATCTTCTGTGTAACTGGATAAATGTATAATTTCCATACGATCCCTTAAAGGTCGTGGTATTCTTTGCAAATCATTGGCAGTCGCTAAAAATAACGTATCCGATAAATCAAAATCTAATTCTATATAATGATCTCTAAAATTCTTATTCTGTTCTGGATCAAGAACCTCTAATAATGCTGCAGTTGGATCTCCTCTAAAATCGTTACTCATTTTATCAATTTCATCTAATAACATTAAAGGATTATTGGTTCCAGCTTGTTTAATAGCAGAAATAATACGCCCTGGCATAGCACCTACATAAGTCTTTCTATGACCTCTAATCTCAGCTTCATCACGAACACCGCCTAAAGAAATTCGGACGTACTCCCGATTTAAACTCTCTGCAATTGATGATGCAATTGATGTTTTACCAACACCAGGAGGTCCAACTAGACAAAGTATTGGACTATACGATTCTGGAGCAAATTCACGTACTGAAAGATGTTCCAATATCCTTTCTTTAACCTTCTTAAGACCATAATGATCTCTTTCAAGGATCTTCTCAGCTTTCCTGATATTCACAAGCTCTTTTGACTTATCTTTCCAAGGAATATCCAATACCCATTCAATATAGTTACGCTGCACAGCTGATTCTTGAGAACTAGGTGTCATTCTCTCTAAACGTTTAATTTCTTTTGTTACTTTCTTCATAACATATTCAGGAACGTCTTTTTCTTC encodes:
- a CDS encoding PilN domain-containing protein, with translation MTDINLLYTIKEKLNAKRRDKTKSFLLALPILLVFAITAIMYISYVMQTSTYEEKRIAIEVDQNTVAQINEIKTEITDLQDLKIIYESLKNANGSISQITLFDDLKLLFPEGVFILSYTVNDQGDCTMSGEADDEESVAYLINNLKTYKSFYQIEVSSITVNEEGKSSFSLTFKIEGESNGA
- the pilM gene encoding pilus assembly protein PilM; the protein is MGNKHLYIEVTQNKTKLMYDADHKFVFDTPENVVNDGEIVESQKLSTRIRSLLSDNKLKAKRCSFCLSSSQTIIRQFIVPKLKSESEIRGAIEIKLYETLPDILKTHFMSFKIYEEIDEQISGIVVLVPRDIINSYMVLAGELKMIPETVDISANCAVKYFTRQKYNKHYILVDVNYNYINVMLTSKKKILLSKYVINGMNFVDYTLQKQLALAEEEVSACLQGDYKRFEISEDEFKGYINQGVMELEDIINQFVDFMQYNRKDLILDEILLYGEYAHLKPLCDVIKGMTNIPVNTYMKEEGTFANIIGCTIRE
- a CDS encoding prepilin-type N-terminal cleavage/methylation domain-containing protein, coding for MLKIKKNEKGFTLIELITVMALIAIVGTLILRLISFGGQQFHNISDAIGGRSEGNFALNFITTEIKRNDVSNAIALRTKSGNDILEIKSENEFSVSNNLYQYQWIYFKDNSVYHQFSDNSFEISFDLDDTSRTYSLTYDNKIKSLKFEEEPDGETYPDSIKVTVEYYINDSADFESNSILIPIKSDH
- a CDS encoding type II secretion system protein, with the translated sequence MNEKGFTMVEVVVVIAILLILASIAMPQYIDMKSVEENQYKQAYEKELNIALRQFYLDNGEKLYYMDDSDVKHTVGEFSGFKELTDDTNLQEYQFFQVLHNQTNIYFNDDYKFKYTLEGLFGKIEVEAK
- a CDS encoding prepilin-type N-terminal cleavage/methylation domain-containing protein yields the protein MRKWSKKLLKKEKGFTLIELIVVIAIIAILAAVMVPRFSNFTSSAEQAAIEQDSRQFLSMVNLYHAGEAGYPSVGSEASDIITGGQDADTATDLVFDATTYGTYTIKGVTDFSLSSGVISYEVHLDNGNTYDVDITSEGEITVDKK
- a CDS encoding type II secretion system F family protein — its product is MIKYKYTAKNLAGKQTEGEYLAADMEELREHLRSQGYYLSEYKVLSDSSKEIRLLSSVKLKDLALFCRQFAVLFSSGVNIAEAINILALQTKNKKFKKTLSEIYEDIRKGRLLSEAMELHHDVFPEFLRSMVRVGEISGNLDLILTRMAEYYEKNNKIKNKVTSAMIYPIILLILMLGVLIMLFTFVLPIFADTLAGFGGEMPAITVILMAVSAFMQANFLYIMIALGGTITLLYLWGRKGAGRYFFDSLKLAIPVVRNVQKKVITTRFARSLGVLLYSGISMLDSIDIISSLIGNTAVEERFKLAKEEVKKGYELSVALEKVEVFSPLLIEMISVGQKTGQLDDMLLRTADFFDDEVEESINRATTLIEPIMIISLAIIVGIVILSIMLPMTEIMQSAMSGM
- a CDS encoding type IV pilus twitching motility protein PilT, whose translation is MDFTLNDLLMKAHEMDVTDIHLSVGTYPRVRRLGELTQLDDFGKLSPNHTFELIKQCIDDRNLHMLLDVGESDFSFSRENLGRYRANAFKQRGSYALVIRIQPYKIPDFQDLNLPPVTKELTNYQSGLVLVTGVTGSGKSTTLASLIDIINKRDAKHIITIEDPIEYLYRHKKSIVNQREMGIDSNNFATALRASLREDPDVILVGEMRDLETTRIAITAAETGHLVFSTMHTVSSAQTVERIIDIFPHEQQNQIRSQLATVLRGVVTQQLIPRQDSTGMVAACEVLKNNSAISNLIRENKVYQIQNVIQTNVMDGMQTMNQHLVELYKQGTISRRSMTSQTYDLNELHVMLARH
- a CDS encoding GspE/PulE family protein encodes the protein MKRKKLGELLIDAVKIDQKSLEEAVSYQKIHNCKIGKALVALQYITDQEIIETLSKQLSVPLVSLEKEDIKQPVVKLVPQSVAKKYNIIPFRLENNILHIAVSNPYNMEARDDVRLITRKSVKIHLCSDEEIEEAIDRYYKEGSSKEVIEELVKELDDNSTVDEIIENDDIANAPTVKIVNSIITQAIRMKASDIHIEPFDQEIFVRNRINGSLTKVMSIPIQSFSAISTRIKLLADMNIAEKRVPQDGRIETEVDGKKFDLRVSALPTTFGEKIVMRILHRNASLLAIEHLGFTDEEKIIINRFTRIPYGIVLVSGPTGSGKTTTLYAMLKELNTVDKNLVTVEDPVEYMFTGINQVQVNTKAGLTFAEGLRSILRQDPDIIMVGEIRDEETAEISVRSAITGHMVLSTIHTNDAASTITRLLDMGIPSYLVADAIVGVIAQRLVRRLCPHCKNEVLATNMEKITLKVDQNLTIFKPIGCHICNWTGYTGRSAIHEILDVSDKIKAAIAEGKTTQEINNLAVNEGMDTLFESCKRLVLKGETSIEEMTRVVFV
- a CDS encoding prepilin peptidase, translated to MTIYLFIFILGLVIGSFLNVCIYRIPSKESIANGRSKCPHCQKQLKFYDLIPFFSYILLKGRCRFCKKHITIQYPLVELLTGIEFILFFYLYGLSIDFFAVATLCCILNVVFFIDLKHMIIPNKVVLFGLVIGLVIQGYHIITGNYGIYLGFSRFSGFIAIVLVLSLLILIYILSLIIYKGRAGIGMGDIKLYIPLGLFLGWPLTLISLWFAVVIGGVVGVVLLSFVKIDRKSMIPFGPFIVIGVLIALIFGEQIVNYYL